The Bos javanicus breed banteng chromosome 21, ARS-OSU_banteng_1.0, whole genome shotgun sequence genome includes a region encoding these proteins:
- the TC2N gene encoding tandem C2 domains nuclear protein isoform X1, translated as MATEFIKSCCRGCFYGGTEKHNLSVERDFKAAVSHSQNTTISIPPLTSVSVKPQVGCTEDYLLSKLPSDGKEVPFVVPRFKLSYIQPRMQGTPSQLEELEGSARASFGDRKAELSSSAQHGPSYDVYNPFYKYQHVSPDLSRRFPPRSEATRLYGSVCDLRTNRLPSSPGLSKSMFDLTSSSQRFIQRHDSLSSVPSSSSSRKNSQGSNRSLDTITLSGDERDWGRLNVKVFYNSSVEQIWITILQCRDLSWPSRYGDTPTISVKGILTLPKPVHFKSSVKEGSNNIEFMETFVFSIKLQSLQTVRLVFKIQTQTPRKKTIGECSLSLRTLSTQEMDYSLDISPPSKISVCHAELELGTCFQAVNSRIQLQILEAQYLPSSSTPLTLSFFVKVAMFSSGELIYKKKTRLLKASNGRVKWGETMIFPLIQSEKEIIFLIKLYSRSSVGRRHFVGQIWISEDSNNTEAVSQWKETVTHPEKVVVKWHKLNPS; from the exons TATCTGTGGAAAGAGACTTTAAAGCAGCAGTATCACATAGTCAAAATACTACTATCTCTATACCCCCATTGACTTCTGTTTCTGTAAAGCCTCAGGTTGGCTGTACTGAGGATTATTTACTTTCCAAGTTACCATCTGATGGCAAAGAAGTACCATTTGTGGTGCCCAGGTTTAAGTTATCTTATATTCAGCCCAGGATGCAAGGAACTCCTTCACAGTTGGAAGAACTAGAAG GATCTGCCAGAGCATCATTTGGAGACAGAAAGGCAGAACTTTCCAGTTCAGCCCAGCATGGACCCAGCTATGATGTATATAATCCATTCTACAAGTACCAGCACGTGTCACCTGATTTGAGCCGGCGCTTTCCTCCTCGTTCTGAAGCAACAAGACTATATGGATCgg TTTGTGACTTAAGGACCAATAGACTTCCCAGTTCCCCTGGGCTAAGCAAGTCTATGTTTGATCTTACAAGTTCATCTCAGCGGTTCATTCAG AGACATGATTCATTGTCCAGTGTGCCTAGTAGTTCTTCTTCGAGGAAAAATTCTCAGGGGAGTAACAGAAGCCTGG ACACAATTACTCtatcaggagatgaaagagactggGGGAGATTAAATGTGAAAGTGTTTTATAATTCTTCAGTAGAGCAGATCTGGATCACAATTTTACAG tgcagaGATTTAAGTTGGCCCTCTAGGTATGGAGATACTCCTACTATTTCTGTAAAAGGAATACTAACATTGCCCAAACCAGTGCATTTCAAATCTTCAGTCAAGGAAGGCTCTAAT aatattgaaTTTATGGAaacttttgtattttctattaaaCTCCAAAGTCTACAAACTGTGAGACTTGTATTTAAGATTCAAACCCAAACTCCCAGAAAGAAAACCATTGGAGAATGCTCATTGTCACTTAGAACTCTTAGCACACAGGAGATGGATTACTCTCTGGACATATCACCACCTTCAAAAATTTCT GTTTGCCATGCAGAACTTGAACTAGGGACTTGTTTTCAAGCAGTGAATAGCAGAATTCAGTTACAAATTCTTGAGGCACAGTACCTTCCAAGTTCATCAACACCCCTAACTTTGA GTTTTTTTGTGAAAGTGGCAATGTTTAGCTCAGGAGAGTTGATTTATAAGAAGAAGACACGCTTACTGAAGGCCTCCAATGGAAGAGTAAAGTGGGGAGagactatgatttttccacttatacagagtgaaaaagaaattatttttctcattaagcTTTATAGTCGAAGCTCTGTAGGAAGAAGACACTTTGTGGGACAG ATTTGGATAAGTGAAGACAGTAATAACACTGAAGCAGTGAGCCAGTGGAAAGAGACAGTCACACATCCAGAAAAGGTTGTTGTTAAGTGGCACAAATTAAATCCATCTTGA
- the TC2N gene encoding tandem C2 domains nuclear protein isoform X2 yields MATEFIKSCCRGCFYGGTEKHNLSVERDFKAAVSHSQNTTISIPPLTSVSVKPQVGCTEDYLLSKLPSDGKEVPFVVPRFKLSYIQPRMQGTPSQLEELEGSARASFGDRKAELSSSAQHGPSYDVYNPFYKYQHVSPDLSRRFPPRSEATRLYGSVCDLRTNRLPSSPGLSKSMFDLTSSSQRFIQRHDSLSSVPSSSSSRKNSQGSNRSLDTITLSGDERDWGRLNVKVFYNSSVEQIWITILQCRDLSWPSRYGDTPTISVKGILTLPKPVHFKSSVKEGSNNIEFMETFVFSIKLQSLQTVRLVFKIQTQTPRKKTIGECSLSLRTLSTQEMDYSLDISPPSKISVCHAELELGTCFQAVNSRIQLQILEAQYLPSSSTPLIFRFFCESGNV; encoded by the exons TATCTGTGGAAAGAGACTTTAAAGCAGCAGTATCACATAGTCAAAATACTACTATCTCTATACCCCCATTGACTTCTGTTTCTGTAAAGCCTCAGGTTGGCTGTACTGAGGATTATTTACTTTCCAAGTTACCATCTGATGGCAAAGAAGTACCATTTGTGGTGCCCAGGTTTAAGTTATCTTATATTCAGCCCAGGATGCAAGGAACTCCTTCACAGTTGGAAGAACTAGAAG GATCTGCCAGAGCATCATTTGGAGACAGAAAGGCAGAACTTTCCAGTTCAGCCCAGCATGGACCCAGCTATGATGTATATAATCCATTCTACAAGTACCAGCACGTGTCACCTGATTTGAGCCGGCGCTTTCCTCCTCGTTCTGAAGCAACAAGACTATATGGATCgg TTTGTGACTTAAGGACCAATAGACTTCCCAGTTCCCCTGGGCTAAGCAAGTCTATGTTTGATCTTACAAGTTCATCTCAGCGGTTCATTCAG AGACATGATTCATTGTCCAGTGTGCCTAGTAGTTCTTCTTCGAGGAAAAATTCTCAGGGGAGTAACAGAAGCCTGG ACACAATTACTCtatcaggagatgaaagagactggGGGAGATTAAATGTGAAAGTGTTTTATAATTCTTCAGTAGAGCAGATCTGGATCACAATTTTACAG tgcagaGATTTAAGTTGGCCCTCTAGGTATGGAGATACTCCTACTATTTCTGTAAAAGGAATACTAACATTGCCCAAACCAGTGCATTTCAAATCTTCAGTCAAGGAAGGCTCTAAT aatattgaaTTTATGGAaacttttgtattttctattaaaCTCCAAAGTCTACAAACTGTGAGACTTGTATTTAAGATTCAAACCCAAACTCCCAGAAAGAAAACCATTGGAGAATGCTCATTGTCACTTAGAACTCTTAGCACACAGGAGATGGATTACTCTCTGGACATATCACCACCTTCAAAAATTTCT GTTTGCCATGCAGAACTTGAACTAGGGACTTGTTTTCAAGCAGTGAATAGCAGAATTCAGTTACAAATTCTTGAGGCACAGTACCTTCCAAGTTCATCAACACCCCTAA TCTTTAGGTTTTTTTGTGAAAGTGGCAATGTTTAG